CCGGGATGCGTAGTTTTTTCTCCACACTACTTCTACTCAACTGGGGCCTGCTTCTCGTTTTACTCTTATTAGCTGCGGGAGTGATCTTCGTTGAAGATCTGATTCGCCCCGAATTCCGACCTCTCATCTTTTTTCTCTACGTACTCATCGCTATCTTCGGAACATTTTATACTTCCATCACCATCGCACGCAAAGTGACCGATCCTCTTTCTCTTGTGGAAAGAAAAACCAAAGAGATCAACGCGGGAGACTTCGGTGTCGAACTTTCCTATCCGGAAATTCGCGAGCTAGCCAATCTCACCATCTCTATCAATGAAATGGCAAGACGATTGAAAAACCAATTTTTGGATCTTACCGTTGAAAAGGAAAAATTCAATTCACTTTTGCAAAACCTGAAAGAAGGGGTCTTTGCCATCGACGGAAATAGAAAATTTTTATTTTTAAACCGTAACATTCCTTCCTCCATCATTTCTGAAAATTCGCAATTCAAAGACATCCAAAACTCGGTGAAAAACAGGGAGCTATTGCAATTCATCGAAACCAAAATCAAAAAAGGTTTGGAAGGAAGATCCGAGTTCCAGGAAGGCAATCATTATTATAATGTTCGAATTTATCCCATCAAATCCAACGAAATCATTTATTTGTACATCGGGGTCATCTTAGACATTACGGAAGACAGACAAAACCAACTCATCAGAGAACAATTTTTTCAGAATGCATCCCATGAATTGAAAACTCCCATAACATCTATCAAAGGTTATGCGGAAACTCTCGAATACAGATTGAATCTTCCCGAAAATTCAAATGAAAAAAAATTCTTAGATGCTATCTTGAGAAATACAGACAGGATGGTTCGGATCGTAGAAGATATGTTAACGATTTCCCGTTTGGAAAACCACAAAACCATTTTGCAAAGCCAATCTTTTCCCATAGCGGATCTGATCCAAAGTGTAGCGGATTCGGTAGGTGTGATTTTTTCCAAAAAAAATCAAAACCTGGTTTTTGATGTGGCTCCTTCCCTTTTGGTTCACGCCGATATGGTCCTGATGGAACATGTACTAGTAAATTTAATTACAAATGCTTCCGCTTATTCTCCGGAAGGTTCCATTGTTATGGTAAAAGCGGAAGAGACTTTCGATCGGTATCGCATCCAAGTCATCGACCAAGGCATCGGAATTTCAACAGCGGATTCGGAACGGATCTTCGAAAGGTTCTTTCGGGTGGATATGAATCGTTCCAGAAAAGAAGGCGGAACAGGTCTCGGATTATCCATAGTAAAACACATTGCAAGGCTACATTCCGGGGAAGTATTCGTCTCCCCAAACCCGAAAGGAGGGTCTATTTTTACATTTGAGTTTCCCAAAAAATAAGGTCTAGTAAGAGTAAGATCTGTCAAGATCTTGGTACTTTTGGAAACTTTTATGCGATACCCACTTGGATTTTTTTCTTTCGGCCGAAACATCGGAATCAAAGACAATACTTTGGATTTTTCAGTCATCTATTCGGAGAATGTTTGTCAGGCGGCAGCCGTATTCACCAGAAATAATTATCCCGGCGCTCCCATCATCGTAGGACGCGATCATATTCAAGACGGACTCTTGCAAGCCATCGTCATCAATTCCAAAAACTCGAATGTAGCAACCGGAGAACAGGGAGTTCGGAATTCTTATCAAATCTGCGAAGAAGTTGCAAAATCACTTTCTATCAAAACGACGGATGTTCTACCTTCCTCCACCGGAGTGATCGGAGTTCCTCTTCCGATGGAAAAAATTCTATCCGCATGTAAAGACGCCAAACAATACTTAAAGCCCGGAAACTTGGAAGAAGTAGCGGAAGCCATTATGACTACCGATACCCGCAAAAAAATCGCCTATCGGGAAATCACAAAGGATAGGGAAACGGGCGTGATCTTCGGCATGGCCAAAGGTGCGGGAATGATCGAGCCGAATATGGCGACGATGTTATCTTATATCTTATCCGATTATTTGCCTGAGTCGGGCGATTTGAAAGGGCTTTTGCGGAAAGCGGTGGATCGTTCTTACAATTGTATCACCATCGATTCCGATACGTCCACAAGTGACACTGTGGTACTTATGTGTTCCGGTATTTTGGGAACATTGCCCGATGAAGTATTTTACAGACATTTGGAATCAATTGCGATCGAACTTTCCAAAAAGATCGCTCGTGACGGAGAAGGTGCCACTAAACTTTTGGAGCTCACCGTTAAAGGAGCGAGAGACGATAGCCAAGCTACGAAAATCGGAAAATCCATTCTCAATTCTCCCCTGATCAAAACTGCAATTTACGGAGGAGATCCGAACTGGGGAAGATTTGTCATGGCAGTCGGCAAAGTTTTCGACGAGCCGATTCCTTATGACAAACTTTTCATCTATTTGGGTGGGATTCCTGTGAAAGCTGCAGATACGATCACCAAACAAAAGATTGCCGAATATCTAAAAAAAGAAGAAGAGATCGTCATTACAGTCGAACTCGGTTCCGGAAATACCGAAAAAACTTTCTGGAGTTGTGATCTGACGGAAGGGTATATCAAAGAGAACGCATACTATACAACATGAACCTGCTTCGTTTCAAATTATTATTAAAGAACTTTTTACCTTCGAGTTATCAGCTCAAGGTATCTTTAACGACAATATTGATACGTACGACTTATATCGGCATAGTGTTTACGACATACTATTTCGTATTAAAACACATCCCGCGTAACATGGCTTATCATTTGGAACTGGCACTCGTGCTCGTCGCGGCAACATCCATTGTCGTCTTTTTGCCTTTGATGGAAAGATTTGCAAAAAAGCTAAGAACTCAATTTTTATCCGAGTATCTTACCGAAGATGCGGAATCATTCCGTCAAGCGATCAAACAATTCAACTACGATGCATTAGTCAAACACGTGTTTCCCGATATGGTGAAAATCACCGCAAGTCATTCGGGAACGATGGCACTTCTCTCTCCCAACGGAACTTTCGAATTTCATACTTATTTTCGAGGAAGACAAAAAAAATTAAGCCCCACGAAGGAAATCAGCGTAAAACTCAACTTTCAGGATTTTCTAAAAAGCAAAAAGAACGGGGCCTCCGTTACAGATGCCATTTATTTGCCGGAAATCAATAATGACTTTATGGAATTGCATGCGAATTATATTTATCCGTTTCTGTTCAGAGAAAAATTATTCGGCTTTTTAGCAGTTTCCAATATTCCCAATCCGGAAGCGGTTCATACACTTTCGCTTCTTGCGGGACAATCGGCACTGACCATTCATAATAATATTTTATCTTTTCATATTTCCGAAAACAAAAAGTATAGAAAGGAAGCGGAATATGCGGAAAGAGTTCAAAACCTACTGGAGACGGGAACCATTCCCGAACTGCCTGGTTGGATGATCAAAGCTTATCCTCGTAGTCATGGAAACTTGGTTGAATTTTTTCAAGTCGAAGACGGTTCCTGGTTCTTCGTTGTTTTAAACGCGGGAAGAACCTACCAACATATCGGAATCATATTGTCTTATATCTTAGGCGTAGTCTACACTCAATCCCAATTAAGAGTTCTGAAAGGATTTACGGATATCAAAACATTGATCCAAACCACCTTTCAGAAGTTAGACTGGAAAGACAGATACGAACTTATAATCGGGAAAATGGGTTATAGCGAATTGTATGTGATCCAGGAAGGTCTGCAGTTTCATATAACAAGAGAAAGTCATAATGAGGAAGTGGTGGCAAGTATCGGTTGGAAAAACATGATCAGCATGGAAAAAGGTCCGATCCTGATTCTGCATGCAGGCAAACCGATTCTCAAGTTTACGTTTCAAGACGGTGCATTCGGATGAGAGAATTTGCGATTACCATTTTTTCCTCGTTATTATTTTTTTTATTATTATTTTTTTCTTTTGTCGGGATTCAACAATCCACGCTCAGACTTCCTTTCTTTTATTATTCTTCGGGACTAATTGCCAATATAGGACCGCAGAGTCACGAACACTGGGGGAAAAAAGCGAATTTAGAAGATCTTACCCAATTCGAAAAAAAGGAATTTTTAAGAACGGATGAAAAATACCCGGTTCGCATCCTACAAGAAGACGGGGATTACAAAACATTTTATTTCGAACTGATTGAGTTCAACAAATTGGATATACTTTCCATTTTCTTTTTTGATTTGTTTTTGGCTTTTTTCAGCCTTATCACTTCCGTTTATTTCTATTATTCCACAAGGGACGGGTTGATCTTCGCTTTCTTTTTCAATCTGGGCGTCATTCTACTTTCCAATATATTTTTACTAGCTTACAACAATTCCGTATTTCTATTTTTCTTTTCATTGTACATCGGAGCGTTTTTACACTACCACCTAATCTATCGTTTGCGAGGGAAGGAAATCAATTCCAAATGGTTGTTACCTCAGATCCTGATTGCGTTTATCGTCGCAGTAGTCGCAAATCAGGAAACGCAAGATCTGGGACTCTTGGAAAAGATATCTACCATAGGACACGGACTAAATCTCGTTTTTGGAATCGTCAATTTGATTTTAATCATTTCCGATCTGATCAAAATCAAACCGCAGGATGAAGCACTATGGAAACGGATTTCACTTTTTATTTCCATCGCACTCTTTATAAGCGTACCCGTAAGTTTGATTTTTTTCAACGGTCATCCTTGGTTTTTTATTCATAGATCCTTTTTCTTTCTTACTTATATACTTTTTATCATTACTTTTTTTTACGGAACTTATCGTTATACTTTTGTTCCTTCCTTTGTTATCTTTACTCCAACCATCATCACTCTTTTGTTGGTTTCCATCTCAATCGGGTCGTATGTGGTTCTGATATTGATTTTGGATTATATTCTTCCTGTTCCCTATTTGAAAGAAAGATGGTTTTTCAATTTAATCTTTTTATTCATACTGACTTCTTATCTCATCCCAGTAAAACTCAAAGCCAAACAATGGATTGATTATTGGTTTTTTGAAAAAAATAAAGTTTTAAGGGAAGGAATCGATTCGATTACAAATCTGATTTCCTCCCCTATGTCCATGAGAAAGACGATTTTATCCATCAATCGAACCGTGATGGATACTTTGAATGTGAACAATATCATCATCCTGATTCCTGGGGATCAATTTGCAAGAACGGATCTTCGCAATGTAAACTTCATTCGAATCCCTTCTCAATCCGAAATATGGAATTATTTTTTAAACAACGATCGTGTAACAGTGACTTCTCATTTGGAATACGGAATCGGTCTCCGGGAAACTCTATATAATTTTTTAAAAGGAATGGGAACACAACTTGCCTTTCCCGTTTACGATTTGTCTGCGAGTAAAAAGTCAGTCAGAGCGATGATTTTATTGGGCGAAAAATCGGATAAAAGATATTTCTCCATAGGTGAATTGAAATTTATCAACGAGATCGTTAAGATCACTTCCATGCTTTTGGAAAATTACAGCTTACTGGAAGCTGAAATTCAAAAAAGAAAAATCGTCCGGGACATTCAAACTGCATCCATCGTAGACAATACATTACGTTTGATTTTACCAAGCGATATCAAATGGATCGAATTCGGATTTTTTTCAAAACCTGCCGTAGGAATTTCCGGAGACTATCTGGACCTCATTCCTGTATCTTCCAGTAAAATGATCATTCTGTTAGGTGATGTTGCCGGGCACGGACTGGGGACCGGATTTTTAGTGAGTGCCATCAAAGGAATCGTGAGAGAACAACTTCGCAACGGAACATCTCTGGAAGGATTGTTTCGGGAAATCAATTCCTTCTTTCGTGCGCGTTACAAAGGAAATGAGTTTATGACTTTGCTCGGCGGCGTTTTGGATTCCAAAGAAAAAACATTCAAATTTATCAATGCGGGACATTTGGCGCTTTTGGAAATGGATTCCAACGGATCGGTGATTGCCCATTCGAAAACGCAAAGAGTACTCGGTATTCTGGAAACGGATTACCAAGCACAAGAATTGAAATTGAAGCCGGATACTAAGTTATTTCTATTTTCCGACGGAATCACGGAAACTTTCGGTGAAAAGGATGAACTCTTCGGCGAAGAAGGATTGATCGAATTTTTGCACTTCAATGACCATAAAACCGTCAAAGAACTGCCTCCTTTGCTGGAATCCAAAATCAATCAATTCCGAGGATCGAAAGAACAAGCGGACGATCTTACATTTATTGCTCTCACCTTTGCCAAAGACTAGCCGATAATTAAATTGGCTATGTCTGACAAACCAGTCAAATTCGCAATCTTCCTCTCTTTGATCTTAAGCTTGGTCGCTTTCTGGGACCACCACTTAACATCCTACCTGAAGGAATTCGTAGTTCTTATACATGAAATATGCCATGCCAGTGCTGCGCTTTTTACCGGAGGAATGGTAAAAGGTATCGCCTTACACGGAAATGAAGGTGGGGAAACCATCGCCACACCTGCTTCTTTTCGAGGTTCTTTCATTTTAGTGGTTTCCGCAGGTTATATCGGTTCTTCCCTTGTAGGCGGATTACTTTTAAAACTCGGATTTTCGGGAAGAAATGCAAGACAAACCTTGATCTTATTCGGTTTGTTTTTAATCTCTGTTAGTTTATTGTATTCGAAATTAGGCGAACTGGCCTATTTCACCGGAATTTTCTGGGGTGTAGGCATACTTGTAATAGGTATGTTAGGCGAATCTATATCAATACTCACTTTGGTTTTTTTAGGGACGAGCATTTCTCTCTATTCGATTTATGATTTATCCGACTTTGCGGACAGACTCCATGAAACGGACGCAGGGATCCTTGCCTTTTGGATGTCGGGGTTAACTCCGGAAGATCTGAACCATGAAGAAATTCCGGCAGCAGTCTTGTTCTTAGGTTACCTCATTGCTACACTATGGTCGCTTCTCAGCATCGGGATCATTTACTTTTTCCTAAAAGGTTCCCTGGGAGAATACCATCCTGAGGAAGCCCACGCGGAACAGAATCCTCTGGACCGGTTTGAAAAATTCCCAGGAGACCTAAGTCCGGAAGCAAAGCTTTGGCTGGAAAAGAGAGGGGTCGATCCGGAAAGCGGAGTCGTAGTTCCGCCTGAATTTTTAGCAGATTTCCCACCAAATGACCAAAGGACTTGATTTCGAAGGCAATTTTTAATTTGCCGAAGAGGCAAGCCTCCCAAATATAGAATCTCAATGGCAAAACGTATCTTAATCACGGGTGGCGCGGGCTTTATCGGGTCTCACCTCTGTGAACGACTCCTTGCGGAAGGAAATCATGTAATTTCCCTGGATAATTTCCACACAGGTAGAAAGGAAAACATCCAACACCTACTCGCAAATCCCAAATTCGAACTTATCCGCCACGATATAACCGATCCCATCAAATTGGAAGTGGATCAGATTTATAATATGGCATGTCCTGCTTCCCCGGTTCACTACCAACACAATGCGATCAAAACCATCAAGACCAATGTCTTGGGTATGACCAATATGTTGGGTCTTGCGAAAAGAGTGCGCGGCCGCATTTTGCAAGCATCTACTAGCGAAGTTTACGGCAATCCTTTGGAACACCCGCAAACGGAAAGTTATTGGGGAAATGTAAATCCTATCGGAATCCGCAGTTGTTATGATGAAGGCAAAAGGGTCGCAGAAACTCTTTGTTTCGACTACCACCGCCAACACAAAACAGACATTAGGGTGATCCGTATTTTCAATACTTACGGGCCGAGAATGATTCCCGATGACGGCAGAGTGGTCAGCAACTTTATCGTTCAAGCCATTCGCGGAGAAGACATTACCATTTACGGTGACGGCAGTCAAACACGATCCTTTTGTTATGTGGACGATCTTGTAAACGGAATCATTAAAATGATGAATACCGAGAATTTCATCGGTCCGGTCAATCTTGGAAACGATGGTGAGTTTACCGTCAAAGAACTTGCCGAACTTGTCATCAAAGAAGTAGGTTCCAAATCAAAGATCATCTACCTACCTCTCCCTCAAGACGATCCTGCGAGAAGAAAACCGAACCTTTCTCTCGCCAAAGAAAAGTTAAATTATGCCCCTACCGTTCCGTTGCTTGACGGAGTTAGAAAGACAATAGAATATTTTAAGAAGAGTTTAAATACATGAAAATCGGTGCCTTACAAGAACCTTCCTTTGAAAACAGAGTTTCCATTACCCCGGATGTCATTGACGCCTTACAGAAATTAGGTTTCACAGTCCAAGTCGAATCCAAAGCCGGAGAAAAAGCGTATTATTCGGATGCGGATTACGAAAAAGCAGGGGCTAAAATTCTTTCCAGAAATGAAATTTTGAAAGATTCCGATTTGGTCATTTCGATTCATCCGATTGATCCGGATTCCGCAAAACAAATCCCTAAAGATAAAATTTATATCGGCACCTTGTCTCCGTTAGCTTTTCCTCAAAAAACGAAAGAGCTGGCAAGTTTCGGAGCCAAAATTTTCTCTATGGACACCATTCCGAGAATCACTCGCGCACAATCCATGGATGTTCTCAGTTCGCAAGCAACCGTTTCCGGTTACAAGGCAGTACTTCTTGCAGCAGCAAATTACAGCCGATTTTTTCCAATGCTTACCACTGCCGCAGGGACAATCACTCCTGCTCGTGTTTTGATTTTGGGTGCAGGAGTTGCGGGATTGCAAGCGATCGCAACATCCCGTCGTTTGGGAGCGGTAGTGGACGTATTCGATACTCGCCCCGAAGTGAAAGAGCAGTGTATGTCTCTCGGTGCAAAGTTTGTGGAAGTCGAAGGCGCAGCAGATGCTTCAAAGAGCGGTGGTTATGCGGTCGAACAAACGGAAGATTATAAAAACAAACAAAAAGAAGCGATCGCAAAGTTTGCGGAAAAAGCCGATATCATCATCACTACGGCACTCATTCCCGGGAAAAAAGCTCCTGTCCTCATTACAAAAGAAATGGTGAATTCCATGAGAAAGGGTTCCGTCATCGTTGATTTGGCAGCGATCAACGGTGGTAACTGCGAATATACTGAAAATGATAAAACAGTAATTCAAAACGGAGTTAAGATCATCGGAGATTCCAATCTTCCCAGCTCCCAACCGATGGATGCGAGCAAAATGTATGCAAAGAACATTGTGAATTTCCTAAAGATCTTCGTGAACAAAGAAAAACAATTCTCAATCAACAAAGAAGACGAAATCATCGATGCTTGCCTCATAGCGGAATCGGGAAACATCCGACACAAAGGGATACTTTCTCTTTTAGGTTAGGCGTTCGATGTT
The nucleotide sequence above comes from Leptospira kobayashii. Encoded proteins:
- a CDS encoding HAMP domain-containing sensor histidine kinase, translated to MRSFFSTLLLLNWGLLLVLLLLAAGVIFVEDLIRPEFRPLIFFLYVLIAIFGTFYTSITIARKVTDPLSLVERKTKEINAGDFGVELSYPEIRELANLTISINEMARRLKNQFLDLTVEKEKFNSLLQNLKEGVFAIDGNRKFLFLNRNIPSSIISENSQFKDIQNSVKNRELLQFIETKIKKGLEGRSEFQEGNHYYNVRIYPIKSNEIIYLYIGVILDITEDRQNQLIREQFFQNASHELKTPITSIKGYAETLEYRLNLPENSNEKKFLDAILRNTDRMVRIVEDMLTISRLENHKTILQSQSFPIADLIQSVADSVGVIFSKKNQNLVFDVAPSLLVHADMVLMEHVLVNLITNASAYSPEGSIVMVKAEETFDRYRIQVIDQGIGISTADSERIFERFFRVDMNRSRKEGGTGLGLSIVKHIARLHSGEVFVSPNPKGGSIFTFEFPKK
- the argJ gene encoding bifunctional glutamate N-acetyltransferase/amino-acid acetyltransferase ArgJ, with the translated sequence MRYPLGFFSFGRNIGIKDNTLDFSVIYSENVCQAAAVFTRNNYPGAPIIVGRDHIQDGLLQAIVINSKNSNVATGEQGVRNSYQICEEVAKSLSIKTTDVLPSSTGVIGVPLPMEKILSACKDAKQYLKPGNLEEVAEAIMTTDTRKKIAYREITKDRETGVIFGMAKGAGMIEPNMATMLSYILSDYLPESGDLKGLLRKAVDRSYNCITIDSDTSTSDTVVLMCSGILGTLPDEVFYRHLESIAIELSKKIARDGEGATKLLELTVKGARDDSQATKIGKSILNSPLIKTAIYGGDPNWGRFVMAVGKVFDEPIPYDKLFIYLGGIPVKAADTITKQKIAEYLKKEEEIVITVELGSGNTEKTFWSCDLTEGYIKENAYYTT
- a CDS encoding PP2C family protein-serine/threonine phosphatase, whose amino-acid sequence is MREFAITIFSSLLFFLLLFFSFVGIQQSTLRLPFFYYSSGLIANIGPQSHEHWGKKANLEDLTQFEKKEFLRTDEKYPVRILQEDGDYKTFYFELIEFNKLDILSIFFFDLFLAFFSLITSVYFYYSTRDGLIFAFFFNLGVILLSNIFLLAYNNSVFLFFFSLYIGAFLHYHLIYRLRGKEINSKWLLPQILIAFIVAVVANQETQDLGLLEKISTIGHGLNLVFGIVNLILIISDLIKIKPQDEALWKRISLFISIALFISVPVSLIFFNGHPWFFIHRSFFFLTYILFIITFFYGTYRYTFVPSFVIFTPTIITLLLVSISIGSYVVLILILDYILPVPYLKERWFFNLIFLFILTSYLIPVKLKAKQWIDYWFFEKNKVLREGIDSITNLISSPMSMRKTILSINRTVMDTLNVNNIIILIPGDQFARTDLRNVNFIRIPSQSEIWNYFLNNDRVTVTSHLEYGIGLRETLYNFLKGMGTQLAFPVYDLSASKKSVRAMILLGEKSDKRYFSIGELKFINEIVKITSMLLENYSLLEAEIQKRKIVRDIQTASIVDNTLRLILPSDIKWIEFGFFSKPAVGISGDYLDLIPVSSSKMIILLGDVAGHGLGTGFLVSAIKGIVREQLRNGTSLEGLFREINSFFRARYKGNEFMTLLGGVLDSKEKTFKFINAGHLALLEMDSNGSVIAHSKTQRVLGILETDYQAQELKLKPDTKLFLFSDGITETFGEKDELFGEEGLIEFLHFNDHKTVKELPPLLESKINQFRGSKEQADDLTFIALTFAKD
- a CDS encoding M50 family metallopeptidase, whose translation is MSDKPVKFAIFLSLILSLVAFWDHHLTSYLKEFVVLIHEICHASAALFTGGMVKGIALHGNEGGETIATPASFRGSFILVVSAGYIGSSLVGGLLLKLGFSGRNARQTLILFGLFLISVSLLYSKLGELAYFTGIFWGVGILVIGMLGESISILTLVFLGTSISLYSIYDLSDFADRLHETDAGILAFWMSGLTPEDLNHEEIPAAVLFLGYLIATLWSLLSIGIIYFFLKGSLGEYHPEEAHAEQNPLDRFEKFPGDLSPEAKLWLEKRGVDPESGVVVPPEFLADFPPNDQRT
- a CDS encoding UDP-glucuronic acid decarboxylase family protein, with product MAKRILITGGAGFIGSHLCERLLAEGNHVISLDNFHTGRKENIQHLLANPKFELIRHDITDPIKLEVDQIYNMACPASPVHYQHNAIKTIKTNVLGMTNMLGLAKRVRGRILQASTSEVYGNPLEHPQTESYWGNVNPIGIRSCYDEGKRVAETLCFDYHRQHKTDIRVIRIFNTYGPRMIPDDGRVVSNFIVQAIRGEDITIYGDGSQTRSFCYVDDLVNGIIKMMNTENFIGPVNLGNDGEFTVKELAELVIKEVGSKSKIIYLPLPQDDPARRKPNLSLAKEKLNYAPTVPLLDGVRKTIEYFKKSLNT
- a CDS encoding Re/Si-specific NAD(P)(+) transhydrogenase subunit alpha, which encodes MKIGALQEPSFENRVSITPDVIDALQKLGFTVQVESKAGEKAYYSDADYEKAGAKILSRNEILKDSDLVISIHPIDPDSAKQIPKDKIYIGTLSPLAFPQKTKELASFGAKIFSMDTIPRITRAQSMDVLSSQATVSGYKAVLLAAANYSRFFPMLTTAAGTITPARVLILGAGVAGLQAIATSRRLGAVVDVFDTRPEVKEQCMSLGAKFVEVEGAADASKSGGYAVEQTEDYKNKQKEAIAKFAEKADIIITTALIPGKKAPVLITKEMVNSMRKGSVIVDLAAINGGNCEYTENDKTVIQNGVKIIGDSNLPSSQPMDASKMYAKNIVNFLKIFVNKEKQFSINKEDEIIDACLIAESGNIRHKGILSLLG